In one Lolium rigidum isolate FL_2022 chromosome 3, APGP_CSIRO_Lrig_0.1, whole genome shotgun sequence genomic region, the following are encoded:
- the LOC124698262 gene encoding NAC domain-containing protein 87-like has protein sequence MSEVSVINQAEVEDAAAALDLPPGFRFHPTDEEIISHYLTPKALDHRFCSGVIGEVDLNKCEPWHLPGRAKMGEKEWYFFCHKDRKYPTGTRTNRATESGYWKATGKDKEIFRGTGRGALVGMKKTLVFYRGRAPRGTKTGWVMHEFRLEGRLPHPLPRSAKDEWAVSKVFNKELTAAATTSGSGAMAAAGEAGIERAGSFGFISDFLDPSGELPPLVDPSLGVDLDEVVDFKGPVSAYDGAAHSGPGMGYQLQVKTEAPVQPQHYQYHQYQQQQQEAQMAMYSSPYFSLPAASSGDQSPAIRRYCKAEQVSGQTSALSPSRDTGLSTDPNAEISSAVSQQHQEFLDQLDADEYPALNLADIWKY, from the exons ATGTCTGAGGTGTCGGTGATAAaccaggcggaggtggaggacgcggcggcggcgctggacctTCCCCCGGGGTTCCGGTTCCACCCCACCGACGAGGAGATCATCTCGCACTACCTCACCCCCAAGGCGCTCGACCACCGCTTCTGCTCCGGCGTCATCGGCGAGGTCGACCTCAACAAGTGCGAGCCCTGGCACCTCCCAG GCAGGGCCAAGATGGGGGAGAAGGAGTGGTACTTCTTCTGCCACAAGGATCGCAAGTACCCGACGGGGACGAGAACCAACCGCGCCACCGAGAGCGGCTACTGGAAGGCCACCGGCAAGGACAAGGAGATCTTCCGCGGCACCGGCCGCGGCGCCCTCGTCGGCATGAAGAAGACGCTCGTCTTCTACCGGGGGCGCGCGCCCCGCGGCACCAAGACCGGATGGGTCATGCACGAGTTCCGGCTCGAGGGCAGGCTCCCGCACCCGCTCCCGCGCTCCGCAAAG gaCGAGTGGGCGGTgtccaaggtgttcaacaaggaGCTCACGGCCGCGGCGACCACGTCCGGGTCCGGGGCAATGGCGGCCGCGGGGGAGGCGGGCATCGAGCGGGCCGGCTCGTTCGGCTTCATCAGCGACTTCCTCGACCCCTCCGGCGAGCTGCCGCCGCTCGTGGACCCTTCCTTGGGCGTGGACCTCGACGAAGTGGTCGACTTCAAGGGCCCCGTGTCCGCCTACGACGGCGCCGCCCATTCCGGGCCCGGCATGGGCTACCAGCTCCAGGTCAAGACGGAGGCGCCCGTGCAGCCGCAGCACTACCAGTACCACcagtaccagcagcagcagcaggaggcgCAGATGGCGATGTACTCGAGCCCGTACTTCTCACTGCCGGCAGCGAGCTCTGGCGACCAGTCGCCGGCGATCCGGCGCTACTGCAAGGCGGAGCAGGTGTCGGGGCAGACGTCGGCGCTGAGCCCGTCCCGCGACACGGGGCTGAGCACGGACCCGAACGCGGAGATCTCGTCGGCGGTGTCGCAGCAGCACCAGGAGTTCCTTGACCAGCTGGACGCCGACGAGTACCCCGCCCTCAACCTCGCCGACATCTGGAAGTACTGA